TATCGTCTTCATAACCAAGAAAAATTCGAAACGAGCTATAAATTAAAACACAGCAACTTTTCATTAACTGCCAGAGCGGTATTCGGAATACCGGAAATTTTCAGGGACCAACTGAAAGGTGCAGACTTTGTTTCCAATCCGGGCTGCTTCTCCACTTCAGTCATCTTAGCTTTGTATCTTTTGGGTAACCTAAGAAAGGAGATCAAACCAAGGATCGTCGCAGATTGTAAATCAGGGATTAGCGGTGCAGGAGGAAGAGTAGAAGACGGAGGATTTTCCTTCAATGGTGTGTATGAGAATTTCAGAGCTTACAAAATTTTAAGTCACCAACATGAGCCTGAGATCCAAGAGTATTGTTTCGCAGGATCCGGATTATCAGAACCCGAGGTTTTATTCGTACCTCATTTACTTCCGGTATACAGAGGGATTTTATCCACGATCTATTTGGAAGCGAATTCCGATAATCTACCTTTTATGGAAACTTTGACCGCAAATTCCAAATCGGAACCTTTTATCCGGATCAGAAAAACTCCGGAGGAGATAGATCTGGCAAAAGTCCAACATACGAACTTCTTGGATATAAGCATGAGACAAAGAGGAAAAAATATCACGATCGTTTCCGCTTTGGATAATCTAATGAAGGGAGCGGCAAGCCAGGCTTTACAAAATATAAATTTAATGTTGAACGAGCCGGAAACTCTTGGCTTACTTCCCTAATCCCTATGGAAAAAAGAAGCATCTATCATCTGGTCAGGGACTCTTGTATCCATTACAAGGACAGGCCCTTCCAATGGATCTGGGATGAAAAATTAAAATCTTTTTCTGGGATCTCTTACTCCGAGTGGTTCTTAAACCTGGAAAATCTTTCCGGTTTTTTCAGACAGAAAAATCTAAACAAAGGAGATAAGGTAGGCCTATTCTGCGACAACAGAACAGAATGGGCATTATGCTCCTTCTCCGTAATGTGTTCGGGTGGAGCGGACGTCCCAAGAGGATGTGATGCGAGCGAAGATGAGATATTTTATATCCTGGATCATACCGAATCCAAGATCACTTTTATAGAAAAAGAGCAGGTCCTGGTCAAATTAGGCAATATTTTAAACAAATTAAAACATCTAGAAACTGTAATACTCATAGAGCCTGAGGAAAACTTTTCCTCTTTGGCAAAATTGAAAGTTTCTTACCCTAAAATCGAATTTATAGATCTGGAAACTGCAATCTCTCAAGGTAGAGCCTGGGTCGAAAAAAAAGGAAAATCTCTTCTTCATTCCGTAGGAGAATCCTTAACTGAGAACGATATCGCGACGATCATCTATACTTCCGGGACCACCGGAGTTCCTAAAGGTGTGGTCTTAAAACATAGATCTTTTACCTGGACAATCAACCAATTACAACAATTCGTGCCCGCAAATTATTCGGACAGAGTCGTAGTCTTTCTTCCGCCATGGCATATCGCGGAAAGAATTCTAGAAACTGCGCTTCTTTCTTGGGGCGCCTCGCTTGCCTGCTCCAATGTTTCTCAGCTTACTCGTGATTTCGAGATTATCAAACCTACAGTTCTTGTTTCCGTGCCCAGAGTTTGGGAAGCATTGTATCGAAGGATCTGGGATAAGGTCTCCAAATCCTCTCCAACAAAACTTGCAATTTTTAAAACGGCAGTCCGGATCGCTGAGACCTATAATTCTCTTTTAGACACCGTTATCGGAAATTATTCGGAAACTGAAAATAGTAATAAAGAGGAGAAGTTAACCGACACAGTGGTTTCTGTCCTACTTCTTCCCCTATTCTATTTCTTAAATATTTTGGCCCAGAAGGTACTTGCACCAGTTAGAGCCCTATTCGGTGGACAACTTAAGTTTGCATTCTGCGGAGCGGGCGCAATGCCTCCTAAGATCCAATTTTTCTTTCGTTCTATGGGAGTTCCCATTATTGAAACATATGGTATGACCGAGACTACAGGAATGGGTGCCCTGGGTAGTTTTCCGATCCCTAAAACAGGATCGATCGGACAAGTATTCCCCGGGGCGCATATAAAATTAGTCGGCGAGCAAAACGAGGTGGTTTCTAAACCGGGAGATAAAGGGATCGCATGGCATAAAGGCCCTCATGTAACTGCCGGATATTATAAAAATGAGGAACTCACGCGGTCTAATTTTGTGGACGGATGGTTTAACTCGGGGGACTTATTCGTCTGGACCAAGACCGGTGAGTTAAAATTCGCAGGCAGGGCAAAAGATACGATCGTTCTTTCTTCCGGGGAGAATGTGGAGCCTGAACCCATAGAAGGAAAAATTTTAGAAACAGGCTGGGCACTGACTGCAATAGTTATTGGTCAGGACCAAAAATTTTTAGCGGTTTTGATCGTTCCGGACTTTGCCAAAGTTAGAGATCATTTTTCCTCACAGGGAATTTCTCTTCCAAATGAGAATTCTGCTCTGGTACAAGACCCGAAAGTGCTGAAGTTTTACAAAGATCTGATCAAGAATACGATCTCCGAAAAGAACGGGTTTAAGAATTTCGAAAAAATTAACGACTTTCGCCTTTTAGACAAGGAATTCGAAAAAGGAAAAGAACTCACCGAAACCATGAAAGTGAAAAGAAATAAGGTTGCAGAACTCTATGCGCATCTGATAAAAACGATCTTTCTTTAATCAGATGAGCGACCTTAAAATCCAGGACATTCTTTTCTGCGCGGCTTTCGCGGGAGAAATAGACAAATTAAAAACGGATCCTAGGATCCACACTTTCGAAGCGGGCATCGGAGAATTGGAAGCGGCCATCAATCTCCAGAAATATCTTTCAGATCCTGAAAGTTGGAAACCTAAGGCGATTCTAGGGATAGGCTCCGCAGGAGTATATACCTGGATCCCTCGAAAAGAGTGGGAAGGTAAATTTGGACTTTCGAAAGTATTCGCTAATTACCAGATCGCATTCTTGGATAAAAAGATCAGACTTCCGGAAAGTATGACTTTTAGATACGAGTTCCCCGACTTACAATTCCCTTTTGACGGAAACGATTTCGTAGAATCCGCGACAAACGGAACTGGTTCAGTCACCTTGGAAGATCTTAGCCCCCGAGCCTTAGAAAGGATCAAGGGAGAAGGCCTAGGCTTTGAGAATATGGAAGCGTTCGGCCTTGCAAAAGTATGCAATCTATTTAATATTCCTTTCGGAACAGTATTCGCACTTACGAACAAAGTAGGACCGAAAGGAAGTGAAGAATGGAAGCTTTCCTGGAGAAAACACTCCGATAGACTCCAGGAGAAGATCTTGAGTTACCTTTGATTATTTTTCGGTTGGAAAGAATAATTTACGGATATCTCCGATTGCAGCTTCCGTTTCCAATTCTCCCTTTTTAATGATTTCCTTATATTTTCCGAAATCGGTAAATGCGAACTCTTCTATATGTAAATTGATAAAAAGGTCCATCTTTTCCTTTCTCAATTTAGTAATTTCTCTTCCTTCTAAAGTGATCGCTCTTGCCATGATCTTTAGAATGGGAGGATAAGTAATGTCTTCCCAAAGATTTTTGAAAAAAGACTTTCCTGTTACCTTTCTGTCTTCCAGAAGTCTGACGATCCCCTCGTCTCTAAGCGGAGAAACATTCACGGATAAGATCACATCCGCTCCTTTCCTTCGGATCAGGTTTTCCGGAACGTTATTGATCACTCCGCCATCTATCAAAAGATGATCCCCTTTAAATACCGGTGGGAACATCCCAGGTAAACTCATTGCCGCAGCCAGCGCTTCCCAAATGGGACCTTGGTCCATCACGTATTCTTGCCCGCTATGGAGATCCACTGCGGATGTTGCAAATGGGATCTTTAGATCTTCTATTAACTGAGTTCCGAATGCATCCTTTAACATTCGGAGCATTCTTTTTCCTTTGAAGAAGGAAATAAGTGGGATGGTAGGATCGAACGGTTTTTCGATTCCGCCAAAAAACTTACCGATCATTTTGAAGATCGAATCCGTGCTTTCCCCCCTTGCATAAAGAGCTCCGATCACAGCCCCGAAAGAAGAACCGCTCACAAAATCGAAACGGATCCCTTCTCTTTCCAAAACTTTCAGAAGACCGACATGTGCGAGGGCCCTAGCTCCTCCTCCTCCCAACGCAAGCCCTCGAGTCCTAGAGACCAAATATCTTGCGAATGTTTCACCCTTATAAAATACTTTTTGGTTAGCGGATTCTTCATGTTTTCTTAATCCGTTTTCGGACACGACAATCCGAGAAGTCCTTCCGGAAAAATTACGTATCCTTGGTTCCCAATAACCTAGGATCTCATTTTTCTGTTTCAGATTTCTTTCCGGTTTTTCCTCCCAGAAAACGATCTGATCGCATTGTTGTACGAGCTTATCCAACTCTGGCTGGATCTCCGGGTTTTTAAAATAGAGATGTAGTATGGCGGATTTTTTTCTAAGCCCTGCAATAGTTCGGATCATCTCGGAAACAGATTTTCCTTTGAATGTATCTATTCTCAAGAGAGAAACATGACCTTCGTGGGACTTCCTACCGTTATCCACTATGGACTCTAGATGTACTTTAAAATCTTCTACTTCTTCTATCGGGATATGACAGACTAGTCTTCTAGGAGAATGTACCTGAGCGGAAGAGTCTTCCATCACCTCTCTCATCCTCATTCCCATCAGTCTCATTAAGTTTTGGGAAAGTACCCTTTCTTTGGCAGCTAGTTTTAGAAAATATTCCCCGTCCAATACATACAATAACGTATCCAATATCGCGGTGGCAGATCCGGTATGAGCGGTTCTTGTGAGAACGCTATTCTCAGCAAACACGTCTCCTTCACCCAAGTAGCGAACCGTCTTGCCAGCTTCCCCCAAGGTCATCATTACCTCTCCGTGTCGGATTATGTAAAGTTCCTTGGAGATCTCTCCTTTATAATAAATTACAGTGTGATTGTGAATGTTCCGCTCTTCTATATGACCGTAAAGTAAGACTAGTAATTTTCTCGGGAGACCCTTGAACAAGGGGATAGACGCTAAAAATTGCAACGCTTCCGGAGGTACTATTTTTTTCATGCGGGCAAGATCCTAACCTGGGAAATTTATTTTGTAAAGCGGAACTAGAACGTTCTGTCATTTAGCCGACGGACCGACAATAGGAAATCCTCTTGATTTTTGGTCTATCGCGTAAATTCTAGCTCCGATGAAGTTAGAATCGGCCAAAGTGGTTGAGATATTCAAAAATTCCGTCACGGACTGGCATAAAGAGGAAGCGCTTTCTCCGAATCCATTCCCTGGGTCCTCTCTTGAGTTCCTTTTTTACCAAAAAAACCAGATAGACACCATCCAATGGCATGTGGAGGACGAGATCAGAAGGCCCGACCTTCCTGATAAGGATCTTGTCCAGTTTAAAAGAAGAATAGACGCCCTAAACCAGGAAAGGACGGACCTAGTCGAGCAGATAGACGATCAGATCTCAGCAATGTTCAAGTCGGTGGAAAAAAAGCCGAATGCCAGAATGAACTCGGAAACCCCTGCTTGGCTGATAGACAGGATGAGTATCCTGGAACTCAAAATTTATCATATGAAAGAACAAACGGAAAGAAAGGATGTAAGTCCCGAACATATCCAAACTTGCCAAAACAAGCTGAATGTTTTGCTGGAACAAAGGACTGATCTTTCCAAATGTCTGGATGAACTTCTGGACGATTTATCTAAAGGAGATAAATTCTATAAGGTATATAGGCAGATGAAAATGTACAACGACAAAAATCTGAACCCATCCTTATATACAAAACAAGCATGAATCTTTTGGTGCTAAGATTCTCAGCGATGGGAGATGTTGCCTTGATGGCTCCGGCATTGATTGCCGTAGCAGCCAAGTACACGAATATACAACTCACTGTTGTTACCAGAGGGAACTATGCTCCCTTCTTTTATAATATCCCTAACGTCCACGTGATCGGGATCAATCTCAAAAAATATAAAGGCCTATCCGGATTATATCGTTTATTCAAGGAATTGAATAAACTAGGTCCTTACGAGAAAATCGTGGACTTACATTCTAGCGTTAGATCCCGTTTTATCAGTTTTTTCTTTTGGATCCGAGGGGTTTCCGTTTTCAGGATCATTAAGGGAAGAAGGGAAAAGATGCGCCAAATACGTAGGACCCGTAAGGTTTTGCGTAAACTTCCCCACACTGTAGACAGATATCTAAAAGTTTTCGAAAAAGCCGGATTCCCCGCGAACGTTCGAAAAGGCCCTTGGATCAATGTGGATCCTGAATCCAAAATTTATGCAAAAGACTTCCTTCTTGCCAGAAAGATAGATAAAAAAGAAGGTCTTTGGGTCGGATATGCACCTTTTGCAGGCCATAAACTGAAAGAATGGCCTTTGGAAAAAAGCCTGGAACTACTCAAACTTTTAAAAGAAGAATTCCCTAATATTAGAATATTCTTATTCGGTTCCTCTCAGGAAGCGGTTCAAATGGAAGAATGGAGGAATGGGGATCAATCCATGACCATCGTTTCCGGTGGTAAACTGGGTATACGAGGTGAATTAGGGATCATGGAAAGAATGGATGTAATTATCGGAATGGACTCTTCGAACATCCATATTGCAGCGCTTCTCAAGCGTCCTGTGATCGCGTTATTCGGAACTACACACCCACTTTCCGGATTTGCTCCTTTTGGTCAGGAAGACACCGGCGTTTTACAGATAGAAGATCTACCTTGTAGACCATGTAGTATTTACGGAAATACAACCTGCTATCGTAAAGACTTTGCCTGTATGGAGAGGATTACTCCGGAAGACGTGATCAAACGGATCAACGTTATCAAGAATATCAATACACTTTTTTGATCAGTCTTTTAATCGATTAGCCTAAGATCCCGAAAGGATCCAAAGAGAAGATCGTATTTAGTATAGATCTTTTTTTCTTTTTATTCTTTTGGGCTGCTACCGATTTATATACTTCTTCCATTCTATCCACGCAAGCTTTCATCTCATGGTTTTGGGAAATTTTCAGGGATTCCTTGGAGAAAGAAGCATACATTTCAGGATCTTGCAGAATACGAACAGTCTTTTCGGCAATATCTTTTACATCGAAAGGTTTTGCTATAAATCCGTTCAGTCCGTCATGGACTAATTCCGGGATTGCAAACGAATCCACACCGACCGCAGGAAGACCGCATGCTACTGACTCTAAGATCACAAGACCTTGTGTTTCCATGGTAGAAGCCGTTAAGAATAGATCGTAGTTCGGATAGTGTTTTGGAAGTTCCGCTCTATCTATAAAACCGGTAAATGTAATTGCATTATCTATCCCAAGCTTTTGAGCTTGGACCTTAAGAGAAGCCAAAGCTGGACCGTCTCCTATGATCGTCAAAGTAGCAGATGGGATCTTTTCTAGGATCAATTTGAATGAGTTAATGATCACATCGCAATTTTTCTCATAAGAGATCCTACCCACATGTAGTAGTTTAGGACTTTCCGAAAGAGTTTTAGGACTTCCCTTAAATTGGGAAAGATCCAAACCGTTTGAGATCACAGCAACCGGCTTTTTTAATCCGAACTCTTCCAACTGTTTTTTTATCAGGTGGGAAGGAGAGATGATCAGATCGCAACGATCGTATAAATTATTCGTAATTTTCAGAATGATCTTTTTACGAATATTGAACTTGTCGAATTTTTCGAATTTTACCAAGTCCTTTATTTTAATCTTCTTATTCAACTTTCCGATTCTCATAAAAAGTTTGTCTAGTTTAAGAAGACGATAAAAAGAAAGATACATGTCCTGTTCGGACATCAATGTATGATAAGTTCCGATACTTGGGATTCCGTATTTTTCGGTAGCGTTGATCCCGTAAACTCCCATAAGTCCAGGAGTGTGGATATGCACTAGATCCGGTTGGAATTCTTTGATCGCTCTTTTGATCTTTGAAGGAGAAGGTAAAACAACCTTGATATCGGGGTAACTAGGCAGGTATCCGCTCCTGAATCTTTCCAGACGGATATGATCTCCCATTCTATCGAAGTCACCTTCTCCATAACGTGGACAACAAATCAAAAATTCATGTCCTCTTTCGGCAAGGGCTTCCGCAAAATTTCTCATCGAAATAGCGACCCCGTCTATTTTGGGTAAAAAGGTGTCCGAAAAATAAAGAATCTTCATTTAGGTTCCTAATGCGGAACCAATCTCCTCCATAATATGGATTTTACCACTCCATTACAGAAATCTATGTGAAAAATAATCGAATTTACAAAGAACAGATCGGTGAGATTATTTCCAGAATCCGGATGAAAGAGTTTTTGAAAAAAGCGCATCTATTCTGTTTACTCGCCACCCTACCTTCGATCGGAATTTCGGTCAGCCTTAGCCAGGGATTTCTGGTGCTTTCCTTTTTTTTCGGACTGGCGGACCAACTGAAGATAGGAAATTGGAAGGACATCCTACCCAATCATCCTATTTCTAAAATTTCGATTTCTCTTTTTCTCTGGTACGGGATCGTATTTCTGATCCATCTTGTATTTGATAATTCCACAGGATATACAAAGGCTGCTTGGAACGGAGAGCTGAAAGACTTCTTCCTATTTTTCGGGTTCCTTTCCGTAGGATTTACAACAAAGGAAGATCTACCCAAAATTTATCGAGCTCTCTTCTGGCTTTTTTTGATCCTAGTATTCACAGGAGTTGCTGGAGGTTTTACTCCTGTCCGTCTTTCCAGACTCATCAGCGATCTATACAAAACCTCCAGTAGTTATAGATTCACTCACCCATTGGGTTCTGTTTCTTCCATCCCTCTTTATATCTCCATAGGTTTGATGAACACTCATTTGACCTTCGGAGGGTTGCTACAATTCTTTTCGGCGTTTGCAGTATTCGGTTTTTTAAGGACTCTCATCCAAGGGGATAAGAAAAAGATCCTAATTGCAGGGCTTCTTCTCTTTTTATATTGTTTAGTGTTCTTATTAAACCAGGCAAGATCTAGCATGATTGGAGCCGGGGTAAGTATCTTCTTTGCGGGAGTTCATTTATTCTTTATCAGAAAGGAATTTTCAAGATCTTTTCTGATAAAGGGAGCTTCTCTCTTCTTAGGACTTCTAATTTTGATAGGACTTGTACTTGCAATTAGTCCTGCAGGAAAGAAGGTCATCGGGCCACTCTTTGGAAAAGAAAAACACACCGATTCAGGAAGAACATTCATCTGGGATTCCAGTTTTCCACTCATCCAAAAGAATCCGATCATAGGAGTAGGTCCCGGGAATTACAATAAAGAGATCGAAAAAGTTAGGATCTCACATTCCGAAGAATATCCGGAACTCTCCTACTTTTACGAAGTCACTCAAAGAGGACACGCACATAACGATTATTTCCATCTCGCTTCGGTATTCGGTATCCCTGCGGCATTGATCTATTTGGGGTTAGGAGCAATCCTGATCGCGTATCTATTCCAATCCAAGCAAGACTTTCAGATCATATTATTCTTTTATGGACTGATCGGATTTTTTGTTTCAGGTTTATTCCAGTGTTACTTCCAGGATGACGAGGTGGTCATCCTATTCTGGATCTTATTAGGCCTTTTCGTAAAAGGAGAATTTCTAATATCAAAGCGGAATAACGCATAAGTTCTTTCTCCTTCGGTTTGGAATTCCCTGTTCTGCAAAGTATTCCAAATTAGATTCAGAATATTGATCGGGAAACTCGGAGGCTTCTCTAAAATTGTAAACTGCAAATAATACTTGCTCCGGCCAATTCAGATTATAATTAACCGACTTAAAACAGAAATATAGCCCAAAGTTCTCGTATCCAAGGAGTATAACGCCGGAATTCGAAGTTACACTCTCAGAAAGATAATACACTCCTTCTTCTAATGAAACTCCTAATAATCTCGGAAGTTTTCCCCTTTCTAAGATCCATACCTGCTGGGGGGAATTTTCAGACAGAAATTTACTCAGTTCAGTATTATTCGGAAAAACCCAGGCTCCTGCCGTTCCTAAAAATTGGGATGGCCTTAAAAATAGAGAAGGTTTTAAGATCGTAGAATGAAATTCCTTCATCAGATCGGATTTAGGAAGAGTAAATCCTGATATTCCATTTCTGGAGAACGATCGGATTCCCAAGCTTTCCGTTTCAGTTTTCGGAAATTCACTTTTGCCTCCGAAAAATCTGGAACTAATCGATTCATAATCCGAGATAGATTTACAGGATTCTTCTTTCCATCTATAGAAATTATTCCAACGAAACCATTCAAATCCGATTTCCAAAAACGTTTCTTCCGATTGTATTTCCGATCTACAAATCAGATCGTTGTCGACGTCGAAACTGTGAGTATTCGTATCAACAGGAAATGTAGGTTCCGAGATCTCTATCGGCTTGGATTTAACTAGAATATTCTCCCATTCTTCTTTAAATTTTTTAGTGACTCTCGCATCCTTGATTCGAATGAGAATCTCTCTGTTGGAATCCCTGGCGCTCAAAGAATAATTATAGGATCCGGTCAAAACTTCTAGATCATCCAAGATCATGGTCTTATGATGGAGGAGTCCTCCTTTTCCAATATTAGGATCATCTAAAATATCCTCGTTTCCGTCTTCTGAGATCTCTACCCCGGGAATGCCGGATAGAATTGTTCCTTCAGGATCAACCGGGCGATTGTATATCCCGCTAATGGATCCATGATTTGCGCGAGTAAATCCGAAGCTTATGATTGGATCATAATGATCGAAGATCAAATAACGAATCGAATGTTTAGAAGAAAAAACTGAATCCAAAAGCCTATTCTGGATCAAATTTCCTTCGATAGGAGAATTCCAAAATTCTAATTCGCCAATTCTCAAAGTAGGAAATGGATATTCTTCTCTTAGAAAAGAATAAAAGTTTTCCCATTCTTTTCGGTTCAGTATAAATTCTATATATCCGTTATGATCCTGTTCTAAACCGTAAAATGTAAAATTCCCGGTTCCGATAAACACCAATGACTGATCGGAGACCAAAACCTTCGTATGCTGTAAACCAGTGCCTTCCCAATATTTTAGAAATGGTAGGATAGAGCTTGGATAAGTTTTTCCCCATTCTCCCATGAATTCTAAATGAACGCCTCTTCGATATGCCTTTATAAGTTCCTCTTCAATCTCCGGATCGTCGAAAGAATAAAGATGCATATAAATAGATTTTTTGGACTCTCGGACGATGTGCAGTATCTCATCTCGAACATTTCTCTTTTTACCGAGCGGTACGAATCTACCCGGATATGAAAAGAATACTTTAGGATATAAGTCATCTTCCCAAAAAACGGAAACATCTTCTTCTGTTCTTTCGCAGCGTAAAAAACAAAGGATCGAAAACCAAAATATACAGAATATTTTCATTTCCAAACCCCTCCAATACGAAAGAGCATGTACCATTGTTTAAGCCCTGTTGTTTCGTTCGATTCAAAGCCTCCAATATCTAATTCGATCCTCGCAGATTCGTCTTGCAAGGCAGACCAGACAATACTTACACCTGCTTCTCTTAGAAATTTATTATGCATATTTCTGAATGAAATTGTCCATAGACCGGAGGAAGAATTCTCTTCTTTCAAAAATCCGATATAGGTAAAATGAACTCCGGGGGATACTCCGAAAAATTTCCCTTCCGCTTTCCAGCCGAACAGATTGGCAGGTCTTTTACCTGGAAAATCGGTATCTTCTCTTTCTAATCCGCGGTCAGTAATCCAAGCAGAAGGATAAAAACCCCAAACTTGTTGCAAGATAGGGTTCGAAACAGGAGAAGATCCCATTCCGACAAAACCCATTTCTAAAATTTCACCTTGTGAGGATCGTTTCTCTCTGTCAGGTAAAAGCCCAAAAACGGAAATTTGTCCGAATGTATTATAAAAACCTAAATCAAACCGAAAAGCTTCTCCGCTAATCGGTATCGATCTGTCCAATCGTGCAGGATGATATCCCGTTTTATCGATCCCTCTGGAAAGAAAAAAGTCCCCGGAAACATAAAAGAACTTCCACAGAAATCCGAGCCCGATTTTCCATTCTACTAAATAATCTTTGTCACCTTCCGTAGTTTCCGATCTGGATTCTTTTGTATCTGAACCGAATCTTCCCCAGTCTCCCAAAGATAGATAACGCACTCTGAATTTGTATATAAAACGATCTTCTTTATTTCCCGTTAGGCTTATACCGGCTCTGTATCTGGATTGTGAAGAGTATGCTGAGTCTTTTTCAGTGATAAGTTCGTCTCTTGCCTGTTTTGGAAGAAAAAACTCCCTTCCCTGTAGTTTCAACCATTGGTTTTCTGATAAAGGAAATCCTCTGTATAGATCCAAAAAGTCGAATCGTATTCTGGTGCGATCCAATTCAGTTTCTGCGAACAGGCCTTCTACTCCGTCTTTCCAAGAAGACCAAGCAGGAAATTCTTCCGGATCAGATCTTCTTCCTGCCCCCCATAAAAATCCTTTATAAAGAATTCCGATATATGAGTTTTTACCGGGTAAGAAGAATGTTCCGGAATTGGAAGTAGTAACAAGATTCCATTCTATGTCTGCTCGGATCTTTTCCGTAGACTTCTCAATTTTAAATCCGAATACCGCGGGCGAAGTTAAGGCCGAAATCTTGGAATGCTCCTTCTCTTCCGAGATCCTTCCTTGGGTCCGAAACAGGATCCACTGAAAATAGATCTCCAAAGATGGATCACGAACATCATCAGCGGATATAATATGGGCGTGCAAAAGTACGAATAAGAAGAAGATTCTTTTCATAAATCACCTTCTTATTCCAAGATCCCAGGATGAGC
The window above is part of the Leptospira licerasiae serovar Varillal str. VAR 010 genome. Proteins encoded here:
- a CDS encoding O-antigen ligase family protein, which translates into the protein MKEFLKKAHLFCLLATLPSIGISVSLSQGFLVLSFFFGLADQLKIGNWKDILPNHPISKISISLFLWYGIVFLIHLVFDNSTGYTKAAWNGELKDFFLFFGFLSVGFTTKEDLPKIYRALFWLFLILVFTGVAGGFTPVRLSRLISDLYKTSSSYRFTHPLGSVSSIPLYISIGLMNTHLTFGGLLQFFSAFAVFGFLRTLIQGDKKKILIAGLLLFLYCLVFLLNQARSSMIGAGVSIFFAGVHLFFIRKEFSRSFLIKGASLFLGLLILIGLVLAISPAGKKVIGPLFGKEKHTDSGRTFIWDSSFPLIQKNPIIGVGPGNYNKEIEKVRISHSEEYPELSYFYEVTQRGHAHNDYFHLASVFGIPAALIYLGLGAILIAYLFQSKQDFQIILFFYGLIGFFVSGLFQCYFQDDEVVILFWILLGLFVKGEFLISKRNNA
- a CDS encoding phospholipase D-like domain-containing protein, whose translation is MKIFCIFWFSILCFLRCERTEEDVSVFWEDDLYPKVFFSYPGRFVPLGKKRNVRDEILHIVRESKKSIYMHLYSFDDPEIEEELIKAYRRGVHLEFMGEWGKTYPSSILPFLKYWEGTGLQHTKVLVSDQSLVFIGTGNFTFYGLEQDHNGYIEFILNRKEWENFYSFLREEYPFPTLRIGELEFWNSPIEGNLIQNRLLDSVFSSKHSIRYLIFDHYDPIISFGFTRANHGSISGIYNRPVDPEGTILSGIPGVEISEDGNEDILDDPNIGKGGLLHHKTMILDDLEVLTGSYNYSLSARDSNREILIRIKDARVTKKFKEEWENILVKSKPIEISEPTFPVDTNTHSFDVDNDLICRSEIQSEETFLEIGFEWFRWNNFYRWKEESCKSISDYESISSRFFGGKSEFPKTETESLGIRSFSRNGISGFTLPKSDLMKEFHSTILKPSLFLRPSQFLGTAGAWVFPNNTELSKFLSENSPQQVWILERGKLPRLLGVSLEEGVYYLSESVTSNSGVILLGYENFGLYFCFKSVNYNLNWPEQVLFAVYNFREASEFPDQYSESNLEYFAEQGIPNRRRKNLCVIPL
- a CDS encoding LA_2168 family protein, whose product is MKRIFFLFVLLHAHIISADDVRDPSLEIYFQWILFRTQGRISEEKEHSKISALTSPAVFGFKIEKSTEKIRADIEWNLVTTSNSGTFFLPGKNSYIGILYKGFLWGAGRRSDPEEFPAWSSWKDGVEGLFAETELDRTRIRFDFLDLYRGFPLSENQWLKLQGREFFLPKQARDELITEKDSAYSSQSRYRAGISLTGNKEDRFIYKFRVRYLSLGDWGRFGSDTKESRSETTEGDKDYLVEWKIGLGFLWKFFYVSGDFFLSRGIDKTGYHPARLDRSIPISGEAFRFDLGFYNTFGQISVFGLLPDREKRSSQGEILEMGFVGMGSSPVSNPILQQVWGFYPSAWITDRGLEREDTDFPGKRPANLFGWKAEGKFFGVSPGVHFTYIGFLKEENSSSGLWTISFRNMHNKFLREAGVSIVWSALQDESARIELDIGGFESNETTGLKQWYMLFRIGGVWK